A section of the Pseudomonas tritici genome encodes:
- a CDS encoding TIGR01777 family oxidoreductase, translating into MHILLTGGTGLIGRQLCQHWLAQGHRLTVWSRHPDQVAKLCGDQVSGVGRLQEVIGPVDAVINLAGAAIADRPWTHKRKALLWSSRISLTETLLAWLEGLAQKPAVLISGSAVGWYGDGGERELTEASGPVQDDFPSQLCIAWEETAQRAEALGIRVVLVRTGLVLAAEGGFLSRLLLPFKLALGGPIGNGRQWMPWVHIKDQIALIDFLLHKPDASGPYNACAPHPVRNREFAKTLGQVLHRPAFMPMPAFALKVGLGELSGLLLGGQKAVPERLLAAGFTFQFTELRAALDDLSSRL; encoded by the coding sequence ATGCATATTTTGCTGACCGGCGGTACTGGCCTGATCGGCCGCCAACTCTGCCAACACTGGCTTGCACAGGGCCATCGCCTGACCGTGTGGAGTCGTCATCCGGACCAGGTCGCCAAGTTATGTGGCGACCAAGTGTCTGGGGTTGGTCGCCTGCAAGAGGTTATCGGCCCGGTGGATGCGGTCATTAATCTCGCCGGCGCCGCCATCGCCGATCGCCCCTGGACCCACAAGCGCAAGGCGTTGCTGTGGAGCAGTCGTATCAGCCTCACCGAAACCTTGCTGGCGTGGCTTGAAGGCCTGGCGCAAAAACCAGCGGTGTTGATTTCCGGTTCGGCGGTGGGCTGGTATGGCGATGGCGGTGAACGCGAATTGACCGAAGCCAGCGGCCCGGTGCAGGACGATTTCCCCAGCCAGCTGTGCATCGCCTGGGAAGAAACCGCCCAGCGCGCTGAAGCCTTGGGCATTCGCGTAGTGCTGGTACGTACCGGGCTGGTGCTGGCGGCTGAGGGCGGCTTTTTGTCGCGGCTGTTGCTGCCGTTCAAACTGGCGCTGGGCGGGCCTATCGGTAATGGTCGGCAGTGGATGCCGTGGGTCCATATAAAGGATCAAATCGCCCTGATTGATTTTCTTCTGCACAAGCCTGACGCGAGCGGTCCTTATAATGCCTGCGCGCCACACCCGGTGCGCAATCGCGAATTTGCGAAAACCCTGGGCCAGGTGCTGCACCGCCCGGCGTTCATGCCGATGCCGGCCTTTGCGTTGAAGGTGGGCCTGGGCGAGTTGTCCGGCCTGTTGCTGGGTGGGCAGAAGGCGGTGCCCGAACGGTTACTGGCCGCTGGTTTCACTTTCCAGTTCACTGAGTTGCGCGCGGCTTTGGACGACTTGTCCAGCCGCCTCTAG
- a CDS encoding DUF1365 domain-containing protein: protein MNSALYSGWIAHRRFAPKAHAFRYRIGLLYLDLSEEHEVLGLSPLAGRSWLAPFGFRQQDYLRELTRTGMSLSDAVRQEVGKALGRTPQGVICLLTQARSWGLAFNPVSFFYCFEADGRLAAILCEVTNTPWRERYHYVLPAQALGADEHQHFAVAKAFHVSPFLPRDLEYRMSFSPPADKLGVHMADWQGELKVFDATLSLHKETLNRTSLHRYLWRFPWMTAKTCLAIYWQAMRLLLKRTPIFPHRAADGASRTAVGYSKDRRHEIP from the coding sequence GTGAACAGCGCCCTGTACAGCGGCTGGATTGCCCATCGCCGATTTGCGCCCAAGGCCCACGCCTTTCGCTACCGCATCGGCCTGTTGTACCTGGATCTGAGCGAAGAACACGAAGTGCTAGGGCTGTCGCCCTTGGCCGGGCGCAGCTGGCTGGCGCCCTTTGGTTTTCGCCAACAGGATTACCTGCGTGAATTGACGCGTACCGGCATGAGCTTGAGCGATGCCGTGCGCCAGGAAGTCGGCAAGGCGCTGGGGCGTACGCCCCAGGGCGTTATCTGCCTACTGACCCAGGCCCGCAGTTGGGGCCTGGCTTTTAACCCTGTGAGTTTCTTCTACTGCTTCGAGGCCGACGGACGTCTGGCCGCGATCCTGTGTGAAGTGACCAACACCCCATGGCGCGAGCGCTATCACTACGTGCTGCCCGCCCAGGCCCTCGGCGCGGATGAACACCAGCACTTCGCCGTGGCCAAGGCCTTCCATGTGTCGCCGTTTTTGCCGCGCGACCTGGAATACCGCATGAGCTTCAGCCCACCCGCCGACAAACTCGGCGTGCACATGGCCGACTGGCAGGGCGAGTTGAAAGTGTTCGACGCCACCTTGAGCCTGCACAAGGAAACGCTGAACCGCACCAGTTTGCATCGATACCTATGGCGCTTCCCCTGGATGACTGCCAAGACTTGCTTGGCGATCTACTGGCAAGCCATGCGCCTGTTGCTCAAACGCACACCGATTTTTCCCCACCGGGCCGCCGATGGCGCCTCCCGCACCGCAGTCGGTTATTCCAAGGATCGCCGCCATGAAATCCCCTAA
- a CDS encoding SDR family NAD(P)-dependent oxidoreductase, with amino-acid sequence MNAVPPRRYWLTGASSGIGAALAVELLNSGAHVALSSRTKGPLEALAQRYPGQVLVVAGDLTNSQTVREIGEHIGVVWGSLDTVILNAGTCEYVDAKQFDSSIIEHVVRTNLLASSYCIEAALPLLRAGHSPHLVGVASAVTYLPMPRAEAYGASKAGLRYLFEALRISLSPENIDVTVISPGFVDTPLTERNDFPMPLSWSADKAARHIFAKLEKRPLEIAFPALFIATLWPLSKLPNRAQLIIGKRMLRSPPPKKDDL; translated from the coding sequence ATGAACGCAGTACCGCCCCGTCGTTATTGGCTGACCGGCGCCAGCAGTGGTATCGGTGCCGCGCTCGCCGTGGAGTTGCTCAACAGCGGCGCCCACGTCGCACTCAGCTCCCGCACCAAGGGGCCTTTGGAAGCGCTCGCGCAACGTTACCCCGGCCAAGTGCTGGTGGTGGCCGGCGACCTGACCAACAGCCAGACCGTGCGCGAGATCGGCGAACACATCGGCGTGGTCTGGGGTTCCCTGGACACGGTGATCCTCAATGCCGGCACCTGTGAATATGTGGACGCCAAGCAGTTCGATTCATCGATCATCGAGCACGTGGTGCGCACCAACCTGCTGGCGAGCAGCTATTGCATCGAAGCAGCCCTGCCGCTTTTGCGGGCCGGGCACAGCCCCCACTTGGTGGGTGTCGCCAGCGCCGTGACGTATCTGCCGATGCCTCGCGCCGAAGCCTATGGCGCGTCCAAGGCCGGCTTGCGCTACCTGTTCGAAGCCCTGCGCATCAGCCTTTCGCCGGAAAACATCGACGTTACTGTGATCAGCCCAGGCTTTGTCGACACGCCGCTGACCGAACGCAACGACTTCCCCATGCCCCTCAGTTGGTCGGCGGACAAAGCCGCGCGGCACATCTTCGCCAAGCTGGAAAAACGCCCGCTGGAAATCGCCTTTCCTGCACTGTTTATCGCCACCCTCTGGCCACTGTCGAAACTCCCGAATCGCGCGCAGTTGATCATCGGTAAACGCATGTTGCGCAGCCCACCGCCGAAAAAGGACGACCTGTGA
- a CDS encoding SAM-dependent methyltransferase, protein MKSPNVSVKANRLNVNGMTTALLRKGVLRQLSQLRHGQLVVIEDGERQVFGAREAHLLGEIQILDPAVWGLVAANGSIGAGEAFIHGYWSSPDLTAVVRVMVSNLDVLDAMEGGLARLARPFTQGLHWLNRNTRKGSQKNIAAHYDLGNDLFEEFLDPTMMYSAAQFLTPDDTLEQAQLNKLERICQKLALKPSDHLLEIGTGWGSMALYAAQHYGCKVTTTTLSKEQFAYTEKRIEALGLQSQVTLLLKDYRDLTGQYDKLVSIEMIEAVGHRFLPTYFKQCAHLLKSDGLMLLQAITIREQRFEQAKRSVDFIQRYIFPGGALPSVQNMLHIVSRDTDMNLLHMEDFGLHYARTLRLWHENFRRAHGRLAELGYDEYFLRLWEFYLCYCEGGFMERTIGTAQLLLAKPSAINPPLLGRFSA, encoded by the coding sequence ATGAAATCCCCTAACGTATCGGTCAAGGCCAACCGCCTGAACGTCAACGGCATGACCACCGCACTGTTGCGCAAAGGCGTGCTGCGCCAACTCAGCCAATTGCGCCATGGCCAATTGGTGGTGATCGAGGATGGCGAACGGCAAGTATTCGGCGCACGCGAAGCGCACTTGCTGGGGGAGATCCAGATCCTCGACCCCGCCGTGTGGGGCCTGGTGGCGGCCAACGGTTCTATTGGCGCTGGCGAGGCATTTATTCACGGTTACTGGAGCAGCCCGGACCTGACCGCCGTGGTGCGCGTGATGGTCAGCAACCTGGATGTGCTGGATGCGATGGAAGGCGGCCTGGCACGCTTGGCCCGGCCGTTCACCCAGGGCCTGCACTGGCTCAATCGCAACACACGCAAGGGTTCGCAAAAAAACATCGCCGCCCATTACGACCTCGGCAACGACCTGTTCGAAGAATTCCTCGACCCCACCATGATGTACTCGGCGGCGCAATTCCTGACCCCCGACGACACCCTGGAGCAAGCACAACTGAACAAGCTTGAGCGCATCTGCCAGAAGCTTGCGCTCAAACCCAGCGACCACCTGCTGGAAATCGGCACCGGCTGGGGCAGCATGGCGCTGTATGCGGCGCAGCATTACGGTTGCAAGGTCACCACCACGACCTTGTCCAAGGAACAGTTTGCCTACACCGAAAAACGCATCGAGGCCCTGGGGCTGCAAAGCCAGGTCACCCTGTTGCTGAAGGACTACCGCGACCTGACCGGCCAGTACGACAAGCTGGTGTCCATCGAGATGATCGAAGCAGTGGGCCATCGTTTTCTGCCGACCTACTTCAAACAGTGCGCGCACCTGCTCAAAAGTGACGGCCTGATGTTGCTGCAAGCCATCACCATTCGTGAGCAACGCTTTGAACAGGCCAAGCGCAGCGTGGATTTCATCCAGCGCTATATCTTCCCCGGCGGCGCTTTGCCCAGTGTGCAAAACATGCTGCACATCGTCAGCCGAGACACCGATATGAACCTGCTGCACATGGAGGATTTCGGCCTGCACTACGCGCGAACCTTGCGCCTGTGGCATGAGAATTTTCGCCGCGCCCATGGCCGCCTCGCCGAATTGGGCTACGACGAATACTTCCTGCGGCTGTGGGAGTTTTACCTGTGTTACTGCGAAGGAGGCTTTATGGAGCGCACCATTGGCACGGCGCAATTGCTGCTGGCCAAACCGTCAGCGATTAACCCGCCGCTGCTCGGACGCTTCAGTGCTTAA
- the phrB gene encoding deoxyribodipyrimidine photo-lyase, with amino-acid sequence MHLIWLRTDLRLHDNTALTAASQRGPMAAVYLITPEQWLAHDDAPCKVDFWLRNLQALSKTLGELNIPLLIRTAATWDQAPSVLSMLCRELSVESVHVNEEYGIHESRRDAAVSKALQAAGVTFHSYLDQLFFQPGSVLTKTGTYFQVYSQFRKVCYTRLHSALPQMVAAPKAQAALKLKSDPIPNTVEGFEPPSDTLRALWPAGEDEARRRLDAFADQQISYYKDERDFPAKPGTSQLSAYLAAGVISPRQCLHAALQTNGGEFESGDMGAITWINELLWREFYKHILVGYPRVSRHRAFRPETEAVAWRNAPKDLAAWQEARTGLPIIDAAMRQLLETGWMHNRLRMVVAMFLTKNLLIDWREGERFFMRHLIDGDLAANNGGWQWSSSTGTDSAPYFRIFSPLSQSEKFDSEGVFIKHWLPELATLNKKDVHNPEAAGGLFGVADYPRSIVDLKKSRERALAAFRSLPSRHAAGGEYE; translated from the coding sequence ATGCATCTGATCTGGCTGCGCACCGACTTGCGCCTACACGACAACACCGCCCTGACCGCCGCGAGCCAGCGGGGTCCGATGGCGGCCGTGTATCTGATTACACCCGAGCAGTGGCTGGCCCACGACGATGCGCCGTGCAAAGTGGATTTCTGGCTGCGCAACCTGCAGGCGCTTAGTAAAACGCTGGGCGAGTTGAACATTCCCCTGCTGATTCGCACCGCAGCCACCTGGGACCAGGCGCCCAGCGTGCTGAGCATGCTGTGCCGCGAACTCTCGGTGGAGTCGGTGCACGTCAACGAGGAATACGGCATTCATGAAAGCCGTCGCGATGCGGCAGTGTCCAAGGCATTGCAAGCGGCAGGCGTCACTTTCCACAGCTACCTGGATCAACTGTTCTTCCAGCCTGGCAGTGTGCTCACCAAGACCGGCACTTACTTTCAGGTCTACAGCCAGTTCCGCAAGGTCTGCTACACCCGCCTGCACAGCGCGTTACCGCAGATGGTGGCAGCGCCAAAGGCCCAGGCTGCGCTCAAGCTGAAAAGCGATCCCATCCCGAACACGGTCGAAGGTTTCGAGCCGCCCAGCGACACGCTGCGTGCCCTCTGGCCCGCCGGTGAAGACGAGGCCCGGCGCCGCCTCGACGCCTTCGCCGACCAGCAGATCAGCTACTACAAGGACGAGCGTGACTTCCCGGCCAAGCCCGGCACCAGCCAGCTCTCTGCCTACCTCGCTGCGGGGGTCATTTCGCCGCGCCAATGCCTGCACGCCGCGTTACAAACCAACGGTGGCGAGTTCGAGAGTGGCGACATGGGCGCCATCACCTGGATCAATGAATTGCTGTGGCGCGAGTTCTACAAGCACATCCTGGTGGGTTACCCACGGGTGTCGCGCCACCGTGCGTTCCGCCCCGAAACCGAAGCCGTGGCCTGGCGCAACGCGCCCAAGGATCTCGCCGCGTGGCAGGAGGCGCGCACCGGCCTGCCGATCATCGACGCCGCCATGCGACAACTGCTGGAGACCGGCTGGATGCACAACCGCCTGCGTATGGTCGTGGCGATGTTCCTGACCAAGAACCTGCTGATCGACTGGCGTGAAGGCGAGCGCTTCTTCATGCGTCACCTGATCGATGGCGACCTGGCCGCCAACAACGGCGGCTGGCAGTGGAGCTCATCCACCGGCACCGACTCGGCGCCGTACTTCCGGATTTTCAGCCCTCTGAGCCAGTCGGAAAAATTCGACAGCGAAGGCGTCTTTATCAAGCACTGGCTGCCGGAACTCGCCACGCTGAATAAAAAGGATGTGCACAACCCCGAAGCCGCCGGTGGTTTGTTCGGCGTGGCCGACTACCCACGCTCGATTGTCGACCTGAAGAAATCCCGCGAACGCGCCTTGGCCGCTTTCCGCAGCCTGCCCTCGCGACACGCCGCAGGGGGTGAATATGAGTGA
- a CDS encoding NAD(P)/FAD-dependent oxidoreductase, with protein sequence MTVPIAIIGTGIAGLSAARALQDAGHVVQLFDKSRGSGGRMSSKRSDAGALDMGAQYFTARDRRFVNEVQRWQSNGWAEQWKPQLYNFKSGQLTPSPDEQIRWVGTPRMSAITRALLDDLPVEFGCRITEVFQGKQHWNLLDADGENHGPFSHVIIATPAPQATALLAAAPKLASAAAGVKMDPTWAIALAFDKPLDTPMEGCFVQDSPLDWLARNRSKPGRDATLDTWVLHATSAWSKTHLDLSKEDVIEHLHGAFAELLHSAMPAPSFSLAHRWLYARPSSSHEFGVLADADLGLYVCGDWCLSGRVEGAWLSGQEAARRLIEHLQ encoded by the coding sequence ATGACTGTTCCCATCGCGATCATCGGCACCGGCATTGCCGGTCTCTCCGCCGCCCGAGCGTTACAAGACGCGGGGCACGTTGTGCAACTCTTCGATAAAAGCCGCGGCAGCGGTGGCCGCATGTCCAGCAAGCGCAGCGATGCCGGTGCCCTGGACATGGGTGCGCAGTACTTCACCGCCCGCGACCGGCGCTTCGTCAACGAAGTCCAGCGCTGGCAAAGTAACGGTTGGGCCGAGCAATGGAAGCCCCAGCTGTACAACTTCAAGTCCGGCCAACTCACACCCTCCCCCGATGAACAGATCCGCTGGGTCGGCACACCCCGCATGAGCGCGATCACCCGCGCGCTGCTCGACGACCTGCCGGTGGAGTTTGGTTGCCGCATCACCGAAGTGTTCCAGGGCAAACAACACTGGAACCTGTTAGACGCCGACGGCGAGAACCACGGCCCGTTCAGCCACGTGATCATCGCCACCCCGGCTCCGCAAGCCACCGCGCTGCTGGCCGCCGCTCCCAAGCTGGCGAGCGCCGCCGCCGGGGTGAAAATGGACCCGACCTGGGCCATCGCCCTGGCGTTCGACAAACCTCTGGATACGCCCATGGAAGGCTGCTTTGTACAAGACAGCCCCCTCGATTGGCTGGCGCGCAACCGCAGCAAACCAGGGCGCGACGCCACACTCGACACCTGGGTACTGCACGCCACCAGTGCCTGGAGCAAGACCCACCTGGACCTGTCCAAAGAGGACGTGATCGAGCACCTGCACGGTGCTTTCGCCGAACTGTTGCACAGTGCCATGCCCGCGCCGTCGTTCAGCCTGGCGCACCGCTGGCTCTACGCACGACCGTCCAGCAGCCACGAATTCGGCGTGCTGGCGGATGCAGACCTGGGCCTGTATGTGTGTGGCGACTGGTGCCTGTCGGGCCGCGTCGAGGGCGCATGGCTCAGCGGCCAGGAAGCCGCGCGACGCTTGATCGAACACCTGCAATGA
- a CDS encoding MerR family transcriptional regulator — protein MRAALLDEPGEDIAQALQDGWLPIREVARQTGVNAVTLRAWERRYGLIVPQRTPKGHRLFSAEHVQRIHTILTWLNRGVPVSQVKGLIDSAQASPDAVENEWQTLRQNLVHAISELTERRVDDAFNQAMALYPPRTLCEQLLLPLLQELEQRWQGQFGAQMERVFFLSWLRSKFGARIYHNNRQLQGAPLLLVNQSALPLEPHLWLSAWLASSADCPVEVFDWPLPVGELALAVEHLRPRAVLLYSSKALQLSTFAKLLGGISCPKLIVGPTVCIHQAELAVLTHDIPELLVAEEPLSAHQLLIQRGLL, from the coding sequence ATGAGAGCTGCCCTGCTAGACGAACCCGGCGAAGACATCGCCCAAGCCCTCCAGGACGGCTGGCTGCCGATCCGCGAAGTGGCGCGCCAGACCGGCGTCAATGCCGTGACCCTTCGCGCCTGGGAGCGCCGCTACGGCCTGATCGTGCCCCAGCGCACGCCCAAGGGCCACCGGCTGTTCAGCGCCGAGCATGTGCAACGCATCCACACCATTCTCACCTGGCTCAATCGTGGCGTGCCGGTCAGCCAAGTCAAAGGCCTGATCGACTCCGCCCAGGCCAGTCCCGATGCCGTGGAAAATGAATGGCAAACCCTGCGCCAGAACCTGGTGCACGCCATCAGTGAATTGACCGAGCGCCGGGTCGACGACGCCTTCAACCAGGCCATGGCACTGTACCCGCCACGCACCTTGTGCGAGCAACTGCTGTTACCGCTGTTGCAGGAGCTGGAACAGCGTTGGCAAGGTCAATTCGGCGCGCAGATGGAACGGGTATTTTTCTTGTCCTGGCTGCGCAGCAAGTTTGGTGCGCGCATCTACCACAACAATCGCCAATTGCAGGGTGCGCCATTGCTGCTGGTCAACCAGTCCGCCCTGCCGCTGGAACCGCATTTGTGGCTCAGCGCCTGGCTGGCCAGCAGTGCCGACTGCCCGGTGGAAGTGTTCGATTGGCCACTGCCCGTCGGCGAGCTGGCCCTGGCGGTGGAACACCTGCGACCGCGCGCCGTGTTGCTGTATTCGAGCAAGGCGCTGCAGTTGTCGACGTTCGCGAAGCTGCTGGGCGGCATCAGTTGCCCTAAGTTGATCGTCGGACCAACGGTGTGCATCCACCAGGCGGAGTTGGCGGTATTAACCCATGACATCCCTGAGTTGCTCGTCGCCGAAGAGCCGTTGTCGGCCCATCAGCTACTGATCCAGCGTGGACTTCTTTAA
- a CDS encoding NAD(P)/FAD-dependent oxidoreductase — MKIAIIGSGIAGLTSAYLLSRQHEITLFEAGDRIGGHTHTVNVTVEGKSYAVDTGFIVFNDWTYPNFIRLLGQIGVTFKPTEMSFSVCDEETGLEYNGNNLNSLFAQRRNILSPGFWGMLRDILRFNRQAPLDLQDQRISAEMTLGDYLNAGHYGERFIRHYIVPMGAAIWSMSLADMLGFPLQFFVRFFKNHGLLSVSNRPQWCVIEGGSSRYIEPLTRSFREQIRLNCPVHNVERTDDGVVIHSPAGSEAFDRVVFACHSDQALALLADPSPAEQAVLGALPYADNEVVLHTDTRLLPDRKLAWASWNYRLTGNRQAPAAVTYDMNILQGIDSATTFCVSLNQTSMINPLKVLARYTYAHPQYSLAAVAAQGRWEEVSGVRNTFYCGAYWANGFHEDGVVSALRVAQAFGETL, encoded by the coding sequence GTGAAGATCGCCATCATTGGCAGCGGCATCGCGGGACTGACCAGTGCTTACCTGCTCAGCCGCCAGCATGAAATTACGCTGTTCGAAGCGGGTGACCGTATTGGCGGGCATACCCACACGGTCAACGTGACCGTCGAGGGCAAAAGCTACGCGGTAGACACCGGCTTCATCGTGTTTAACGACTGGACCTACCCCAACTTCATCCGCCTGCTGGGGCAGATCGGCGTCACGTTCAAGCCCACCGAGATGAGCTTTTCGGTGTGCGATGAGGAGACGGGTTTGGAGTACAACGGCAACAACCTCAACAGCCTGTTTGCCCAGCGTCGCAATATCCTTTCGCCGGGCTTCTGGGGCATGTTGCGCGACATCTTGCGCTTCAATCGCCAGGCACCGCTGGACCTGCAAGACCAACGCATCAGCGCCGAAATGACCCTGGGTGACTATCTCAACGCCGGTCACTACGGCGAGCGGTTTATCCGGCACTACATCGTGCCCATGGGCGCGGCGATCTGGTCGATGTCCCTGGCCGACATGCTTGGCTTCCCGTTGCAGTTCTTTGTGCGCTTCTTCAAGAATCACGGCTTGCTCTCGGTGAGTAACCGCCCGCAATGGTGCGTGATCGAGGGAGGCTCCAGCCGTTATATCGAACCGCTGACCCGCAGCTTCCGCGAACAGATCCGCCTCAATTGCCCTGTGCATAACGTTGAGCGTACCGACGACGGCGTGGTTATCCACAGCCCGGCCGGCAGCGAGGCATTTGATCGGGTGGTCTTCGCCTGCCACAGCGACCAGGCCCTGGCACTGCTGGCCGATCCAAGCCCAGCCGAACAAGCGGTCCTCGGCGCCCTGCCTTATGCCGATAACGAAGTGGTGCTGCACACCGACACCCGCCTGCTGCCCGACCGCAAACTGGCCTGGGCCAGCTGGAATTATCGGCTGACCGGCAATAGGCAGGCGCCGGCGGCGGTGACTTATGACATGAACATCCTGCAAGGCATCGACAGCGCCACGACCTTTTGCGTGAGCCTGAACCAGACGTCGATGATCAACCCGCTGAAGGTGCTGGCCCGCTACACCTACGCCCATCCGCAATACAGCCTGGCAGCGGTCGCGGCCCAAGGCCGTTGGGAAGAAGTGTCTGGCGTGCGTAACACCTTCTATTGCGGTGCCTACTGGGCCAACGGTTTCCACGAAGACGGCGTGGTCAGCGCCTTGCGCGTGGCCCAAGCGTTTGGGGAAACCCTGTGA
- a CDS encoding TIGR02450 family Trp-rich protein has translation MNRINPAKLLLSKWTAARPRNKEKHFLVTELFRDDEGTVLEIELQAVMTRRSERLPWQTLQDIDAWKIGWK, from the coding sequence ATGAACCGTATCAATCCCGCCAAATTGCTGCTGTCGAAGTGGACAGCAGCGCGCCCCCGAAACAAAGAAAAACACTTTCTGGTCACCGAGTTGTTTCGCGACGATGAGGGCACCGTACTGGAAATCGAACTGCAAGCCGTCATGACCCGGCGCAGCGAACGCCTGCCCTGGCAAACCCTGCAAGATATCGACGCCTGGAAAATTGGCTGGAAATAG
- a CDS encoding nuclear transport factor 2 family protein: protein MSDFLRRFAQAFATLDKHNLHLLDSLYSKDIAFTDPLHEVHGLPALHRYFGELYSNVSQLRFDFHGFDQVAEGEGYLRWKMSFSHPRLANGKVIRVEGCSHLMWRDKVYRHRDYFDAGAMLYEHVPVLGSVVSWLKRRVG from the coding sequence ATGAGTGACTTCCTGCGACGCTTCGCCCAGGCCTTCGCCACGCTGGACAAGCACAACCTGCACCTGCTCGACAGCTTGTACAGCAAGGACATCGCCTTTACCGACCCGCTCCATGAAGTGCATGGGCTGCCCGCCCTGCACCGCTACTTCGGCGAGTTGTACAGCAACGTCAGCCAGCTACGCTTCGACTTCCACGGTTTCGACCAAGTGGCCGAAGGCGAAGGTTACCTGCGCTGGAAGATGAGTTTCAGCCACCCGCGCCTGGCCAACGGCAAGGTGATTCGCGTGGAAGGCTGCTCGCACTTGATGTGGCGTGACAAGGTGTACCGCCACCGTGACTATTTCGATGCCGGCGCCATGCTGTACGAACACGTGCCCGTGCTGGGCAGCGTCGTGAGTTGGCTGAAAAGGAGAGTGGGATGA
- a CDS encoding YbgA family protein produces MSSTTKPKIAISACLLGENVRFNGGHKQSLLCSQTLADYFDFVPLCPEVAIGLGIPREPIRLVGDPAHPEAVGTVNRALNVTQPLDDYGQQMAAEHTDLCGYIFMQKSPSCGLERVKVYRDNGTPVDGGGRGIYAQAFCARHPDLPVEEDGRLNDPVLRENFLARVFVYASWQQLLAEGLTRHRLLAFHSRYKYLLMAHSPAHYKSLGHLLGSMTKGANLDELASCYFSDLMTGLSKCATRGTHTNVLQHISGYLKQAISADDKQEMQTVIGQYRHGIVPLVVPLTLLKHHFRQHPDRYIAQQAYLQPHPENLSLRNAI; encoded by the coding sequence ATGTCCAGCACCACCAAACCGAAGATCGCCATCAGCGCCTGCCTGTTGGGCGAAAACGTGCGCTTCAACGGCGGCCATAAACAATCGCTGCTGTGCAGTCAGACCCTCGCTGACTATTTCGACTTTGTGCCGTTGTGCCCTGAAGTGGCGATCGGCCTGGGTATCCCCCGCGAACCGATCCGCCTGGTGGGCGACCCGGCCCATCCGGAAGCCGTCGGCACCGTTAATCGCGCACTGAACGTGACCCAACCGCTGGACGACTACGGCCAGCAAATGGCCGCGGAACACACCGACCTGTGTGGCTACATCTTTATGCAGAAGTCGCCGTCCTGTGGCCTGGAGCGGGTCAAGGTGTACCGCGACAACGGCACCCCGGTGGACGGCGGCGGGCGTGGCATCTACGCACAGGCATTTTGTGCACGCCACCCCGACCTGCCGGTGGAAGAAGACGGTCGGCTGAATGATCCCGTGCTGCGGGAAAATTTCCTGGCCCGTGTGTTCGTCTACGCCAGTTGGCAACAACTGCTGGCCGAAGGTCTGACCCGCCACCGTTTGCTGGCCTTCCATTCGCGCTATAAATACTTGTTGATGGCCCACAGCCCGGCGCATTACAAAAGCCTTGGGCACCTGCTGGGCAGCATGACCAAGGGCGCCAACCTCGACGAATTGGCCAGCTGTTACTTCAGCGACCTGATGACCGGCCTGAGCAAATGCGCGACCCGTGGCACCCACACCAATGTGTTGCAACACATCAGCGGCTACCTCAAGCAGGCCATCAGCGCCGATGACAAACAGGAAATGCAAACCGTCATCGGCCAATACCGCCACGGCATCGTACCGTTGGTGGTGCCGTTGACCCTGCTAAAGCACCACTTTCGCCAACACCCGGACCGCTACATCGCTCAGCAGGCCTACCTGCAACCGCACCCGGAAAACCTCAGCCTGCGAAATGCGATCTAG